The following are from one region of the Erwinia billingiae Eb661 genome:
- the bacA gene encoding undecaprenyl-diphosphate phosphatase — MFFIRIGVDWMADIHQLWVAAILGIVEGLTEFLPVSSTGHMIIVGHLLGFEGDKADTFEVVIQLGSILAVVVMFWRRLFGLIGIHFGKVPHEGTGKGHLTLIHILLGMVPAVVIGLIFHDKIKELFNPINVMYALVVGGVLLLAAEYLKPKNPKAVGVDDMTYRQAFVIGCFQCLALWPGFSRSGATISGGMLMGVSRYAASEFSFILAVPMMMGATVLDLYKSIGFLSMADLPMFAVGFLTAFVVALIAIKVFLNLIKRISFVPFAIYRFIVAAAVYMIFV, encoded by the coding sequence ATGTTTTTTATACGGATAGGGGTAGATTGGATGGCAGATATTCATCAGCTATGGGTGGCAGCAATACTCGGCATTGTTGAGGGGCTTACGGAGTTTCTTCCGGTCTCCTCCACCGGGCACATGATCATCGTCGGTCATTTGTTAGGATTTGAAGGCGACAAGGCGGACACCTTTGAGGTTGTTATCCAGCTTGGTTCAATCTTAGCTGTCGTAGTGATGTTCTGGCGTCGACTGTTTGGTTTAATCGGCATTCATTTTGGCAAGGTGCCGCATGAAGGCACTGGCAAAGGTCATCTGACGCTTATCCACATCCTGTTGGGCATGGTGCCCGCTGTCGTTATCGGTCTGATTTTCCACGACAAAATCAAAGAGCTTTTCAATCCGATTAACGTGATGTACGCGCTGGTTGTCGGCGGCGTGCTGCTGCTGGCGGCAGAATACCTGAAGCCTAAAAATCCGAAAGCGGTCGGCGTGGATGATATGACCTATCGTCAGGCGTTCGTGATCGGCTGCTTCCAGTGTCTGGCGCTGTGGCCGGGCTTCTCCCGCTCGGGCGCGACCATTTCAGGCGGTATGCTGATGGGCGTGAGCCGTTATGCGGCTTCAGAGTTCTCCTTCATCCTGGCCGTGCCAATGATGATGGGTGCCACCGTGCTGGATCTCTACAAGAGTATTGGCTTCCTGAGCATGGCCGATCTGCCGATGTTTGCCGTCGGCTTCCTGACCGCATTCGTGGTCGCGCTGATTGCTATCAAGGTGTTCCTCAACCTGATTAAGCGCATCTCGTTCGTGCCGTTTGCGATTTACCGCTTTATTGTGGCCGCTGCGGTCTACATGATCTTTGTGTAG
- the folB gene encoding bifunctional dihydroneopterin aldolase/7,8-dihydroneopterin epimerase has product MDIVFIEQLTVITTIGAFDWEQTIQQKLVFDVEMAWDNRKAAASDDVNDCLSYADVSETIINHVAGGRFALVERVAEEVAALLLTRFNSPWVRIKLSKPGAVAQAAQVGVIIERGTNPK; this is encoded by the coding sequence ATGGATATTGTATTTATTGAACAACTCACGGTCATAACCACCATTGGTGCTTTCGACTGGGAACAAACCATTCAGCAGAAGCTGGTGTTCGATGTCGAAATGGCCTGGGACAACCGCAAAGCCGCCGCCAGTGATGATGTGAACGACTGCCTGAGCTACGCCGACGTCTCTGAGACCATTATTAATCACGTTGCCGGTGGCCGTTTTGCGCTGGTTGAGCGCGTGGCGGAAGAAGTGGCTGCCTTGCTGCTGACCCGATTCAACTCTCCCTGGGTGCGAATTAAGCTCAGCAAGCCAGGCGCAGTGGCCCAGGCAGCCCAGGTCGGGGTGATCATCGAACGCGGGACTAATCCGAAATAA
- the plsY gene encoding glycerol-3-phosphate 1-O-acyltransferase PlsY — translation MSVFALGMILFAYLCGSISSAILVCRLFRLPDPRLNGSGNPGTTNVLRIGGKTPAAMVLVFDVLKGMLPVWLAYHYGVSPLYLGLIAIAACLGHIYPVFFHFKGGKGVATAFGAIAPIGWDLTGLMTGTWLLTVLLSGYSSLGAIISALIAPFYVWWFKPQLTFPVAMLSCLVLLRHHDNIQRLWRGQESKIWKKKKKKPDA, via the coding sequence ATGAGTGTATTCGCGCTTGGTATGATTCTTTTCGCGTATCTGTGCGGCTCCATTTCCAGCGCGATCCTGGTTTGCCGACTGTTCAGACTGCCGGACCCGCGACTTAATGGTTCCGGTAATCCCGGTACGACAAATGTGCTGCGTATTGGCGGGAAAACCCCGGCAGCGATGGTATTGGTGTTTGATGTTCTGAAAGGCATGCTGCCGGTCTGGCTGGCTTATCACTATGGCGTTTCGCCACTCTATCTCGGCCTCATCGCCATTGCCGCCTGCCTCGGTCATATCTATCCGGTGTTTTTCCACTTTAAAGGCGGAAAAGGCGTGGCGACAGCCTTTGGTGCCATTGCGCCGATTGGCTGGGACTTAACCGGGCTGATGACCGGGACCTGGCTGCTGACCGTGCTGTTGAGCGGCTACTCCTCCCTTGGCGCGATTATCAGCGCACTGATTGCCCCCTTCTACGTCTGGTGGTTCAAACCCCAGCTGACCTTCCCGGTCGCCATGCTCTCGTGTCTGGTGCTGCTGCGTCATCACGACAATATTCAGCGTCTGTGGCGTGGGCAGGAATCGAAGATCTGGAAGAAGAAAAAGAAGAAACCTGACGCCTGA
- the tsaD gene encoding tRNA (adenosine(37)-N6)-threonylcarbamoyltransferase complex transferase subunit TsaD, with product MRVLGIETSCDETGIAIYDETAGLLANQLYSQVKLHADYGGVVPELASRDHVRKTVPLIQAALKEAGLQAKDIDAVAYTAGPGLVGALLVGATIGRSLAFAWDVPAIPVHHMEGHLLAPMLEDNPPEFPFVALLVSGGHTQLISVTGIGEYSLMGESVDDAAGEAFDKTAKLLGLDYPGGPMLSKMAQQGTEKRFIFPRPMTDRPGLDFSFSGLKTFAANTIRENSDDDQTRADIARAFEDAVVDTLAIKCKRALEQTGFKRLVIAGGVSANRTLRSKMAEVMKARGGEVFYARPEFCTDNGAMIAYAGMVRMKGGTRGELSVTVRPRWPLAELPAIQA from the coding sequence ATGCGTGTGCTCGGAATTGAAACATCCTGCGATGAAACCGGAATCGCCATTTACGACGAAACCGCCGGTTTGCTCGCCAATCAACTTTACAGCCAGGTCAAACTGCATGCCGATTACGGCGGTGTGGTGCCGGAACTGGCGTCGCGCGATCACGTGCGTAAAACCGTACCGCTGATCCAGGCGGCGTTAAAAGAAGCCGGATTGCAGGCCAAAGACATTGATGCGGTGGCCTATACCGCCGGTCCCGGTCTGGTCGGCGCGCTGCTGGTCGGGGCCACTATCGGCCGTTCACTGGCCTTTGCCTGGGATGTGCCGGCGATCCCGGTTCATCATATGGAAGGCCATCTGCTGGCACCGATGCTGGAAGATAATCCGCCGGAATTCCCCTTTGTCGCCTTGCTGGTATCGGGTGGTCACACTCAGTTAATCAGCGTGACCGGCATTGGTGAATACAGCCTGATGGGCGAGTCAGTGGACGATGCGGCAGGCGAAGCCTTTGATAAAACCGCCAAGCTGTTGGGGCTGGATTATCCTGGCGGCCCAATGCTGTCGAAAATGGCTCAGCAGGGCACCGAAAAGCGCTTTATCTTCCCGCGTCCGATGACCGATCGCCCTGGGTTGGATTTCAGCTTTTCCGGGCTGAAAACCTTTGCGGCCAACACCATCCGTGAAAACAGCGATGACGATCAGACCCGTGCTGATATCGCCCGTGCCTTTGAGGATGCGGTGGTTGATACGCTGGCGATCAAATGCAAGCGCGCGTTGGAGCAGACCGGTTTTAAACGTTTGGTGATTGCCGGTGGCGTCAGTGCCAACCGCACGCTGCGCAGCAAAATGGCGGAGGTGATGAAGGCGCGCGGTGGGGAAGTGTTTTATGCGCGACCGGAGTTCTGCACCGACAATGGCGCGATGATTGCTTACGCGGGTATGGTGCGGATGAAAGGCGGAACGCGGGGCGAGTTGAGCGTGACAGTACGTCCGCGCTGGCCGCTGGCGGAACTGCCTGCAATCCAGGCGTAG
- the rpsU gene encoding 30S ribosomal protein S21 — MPVIKVRENEPFDVALRRFKRSCEKAGVLAEVRRREFYEKPTTERKRAKASAVKRHAKKLARENARRTRLY, encoded by the coding sequence ATGCCGGTAATTAAAGTACGTGAAAACGAGCCATTTGACGTAGCACTGCGTCGCTTCAAGCGTTCTTGCGAGAAAGCAGGCGTTCTGGCTGAAGTTCGTCGTCGTGAGTTTTATGAAAAACCGACTACCGAACGTAAGCGCGCTAAAGCGTCAGCAGTTAAACGCCACGCGAAGAAACTGGCTCGCGAAAACGCACGCCGCACTCGTCTGTACTAG
- the dnaG gene encoding DNA primase, which translates to MAGRIPRVFINDLLARTDIVDLIDARVKLKKQGKNYHACCPFHNEKTPSFTVNGEKQFYHCFGCGAHGNAVDFLMNYDRLEFVESIEELATLYGLEVPYESGTGPSQLERHQRQSLYQLMGGLNEFYQQALSQSQSSGAREYLANRGLSDAVIKHFSIGYAPAGWDNALKRFGRNQDDRQSLIDAGMLVTNDQGRSYDRFRERVMFPIHDKRGRVIGFGGRVLGDGMPKYLNSPETDIFHKGRQLYGLYEAQKNHPEPAKLLVVEGYMDVVALAQFGIDYAVASLGTSTTPEHIQLLFRTTDTVICCYDGDRAGREAAWRALETALPYMNDGRQLRFMFLPDGEDPDTLVRKEGKEAFEARMEQAMPLSAFLFDSLLPQVDLRSPDGRAQLSTLALPLITQVPGETLRIYLRQELGNKLGILDDSQLDKLMPKLGEKARPPQQPQLKRTTMRILIGLLIQNPALATTVPPLEGLEASDLAGFPLFVELVSTCVAHPGLTTGQLLELYRGTNFSQSLETLATWNHMIVEDEVETMFQDSLASMYDAALERRLEELIARDRTHGLNSEERREFWTLSQALAKK; encoded by the coding sequence ATGGCTGGACGAATTCCACGTGTATTTATCAATGACTTGCTGGCGCGCACGGACATCGTGGACCTCATCGATGCACGGGTAAAGCTGAAGAAGCAGGGCAAGAACTACCACGCGTGCTGTCCTTTCCATAACGAAAAAACCCCCTCTTTCACCGTGAACGGTGAGAAACAGTTCTACCACTGCTTCGGCTGTGGCGCCCACGGCAATGCTGTCGACTTCCTGATGAACTACGATCGTCTGGAGTTTGTGGAAAGCATCGAAGAGTTGGCGACGCTGTACGGATTAGAAGTGCCGTACGAAAGCGGAACCGGCCCGAGCCAGTTAGAGCGTCATCAGCGTCAGAGCCTTTATCAATTGATGGGCGGCCTGAATGAGTTTTATCAGCAGGCGCTGTCACAGAGTCAGTCTTCAGGTGCACGCGAGTATCTTGCCAATCGCGGACTGAGTGACGCTGTCATCAAGCACTTTTCTATCGGCTATGCCCCCGCAGGCTGGGATAACGCCCTGAAGCGCTTCGGTCGCAATCAGGACGATCGCCAGTCGTTAATCGATGCGGGCATGTTGGTCACCAACGACCAGGGCCGCAGTTACGATCGTTTTCGCGAACGGGTGATGTTCCCGATCCACGACAAACGCGGGCGGGTAATAGGATTTGGCGGTCGCGTGTTAGGCGACGGGATGCCGAAATACCTCAATTCCCCCGAAACCGATATTTTCCATAAGGGTCGTCAGTTATACGGCCTGTATGAAGCGCAAAAGAATCATCCCGAACCGGCGAAGCTACTGGTGGTTGAAGGCTATATGGATGTGGTGGCGCTGGCGCAGTTTGGCATTGATTATGCCGTTGCCTCGCTGGGAACCTCGACCACACCGGAGCATATTCAGCTGCTGTTCCGCACCACCGACACGGTTATTTGCTGTTATGACGGTGACCGGGCTGGTCGTGAAGCGGCCTGGCGCGCGCTGGAAACCGCATTACCTTACATGAATGACGGTCGTCAGCTACGCTTTATGTTTCTACCTGATGGTGAAGACCCGGATACGCTGGTGCGTAAAGAGGGTAAAGAGGCCTTTGAAGCCCGGATGGAGCAGGCGATGCCGCTCTCCGCGTTCCTGTTTGACTCTTTACTCCCGCAGGTTGATTTGCGATCGCCAGATGGTCGCGCGCAGTTGAGCACCCTGGCGTTGCCGTTGATTACCCAGGTGCCGGGCGAAACGTTACGCATTTATTTGCGTCAGGAGCTGGGCAACAAGCTGGGCATTCTGGACGACAGCCAGCTGGATAAGCTGATGCCGAAGCTGGGCGAGAAAGCCCGGCCTCCTCAGCAGCCCCAGCTAAAACGCACAACCATGCGTATACTGATTGGACTGCTGATCCAGAATCCGGCGCTGGCGACTACCGTGCCGCCGCTGGAAGGATTAGAAGCGTCAGATCTGGCCGGATTCCCACTTTTTGTGGAGTTAGTGAGCACTTGCGTAGCTCATCCTGGCCTGACCACCGGACAGCTACTAGAGTTGTACCGTGGAACAAATTTTAGCCAGAGCCTTGAAACTCTGGCCACATGGAACCACATGATCGTAGAAGATGAAGTGGAAACCATGTTTCAGGACTCCCTGGCCAGCATGTATGACGCGGCGCTGGAACGCCGGCTTGAAGAGCTGATTGCGCGCGACCGCACACATGGTCTGAACTCGGAAGAACGCCGCGAGTTCTGGACGCTGAGCCAGGCCTTAGCCAAGAAATAA
- the rpoD gene encoding RNA polymerase sigma factor RpoD, which produces MEQNPQSQLKLLVTRGKEQGYLTYAEVNDHLPEDIVDSDQIEDIIQMINDMGIQVVEEAPDADDLILNENSSDTDEDAAEAAAQVLSSVESEIGRTTDPVRMYMREMGTVELLTREGEIDIAKRIEDGINQVQCSVAEYPEAITYLLEQYDRVEAGEARLSDMITGFVDPNAEAEIAPTATHVGSELSEAERNDNDEEEEDEDDAEDDNSIDPELAREKFNDLRVQYEKARTVIKAKGRSHADAAAEIQNLSDVFKQFRLVPKQFDFLVNSMRIMMDRVRTQERLIMKFCVEICKMPKKNFITLFTGNETSETWFKAALAMNKPWSEKLKDVADDVQRGLMKLGQIEQETGLTIEQVKDINRRMSIGEAKARRAKKEMVEANLRLVISIAKKYTNRGLQFLDLIQEGNIGLMKAVDKFEYRRGYKFSTYATWWIRQAITRSIADQARTIRIPVHMIETINKLNRISRQMLQEMGREPTPEELAERMLMPEDKIRKVLKIAKEPISMETPIGDDEDSHLGDFIEDTTLELPLDSATSESLRSATHDVLAGLTAREAKVLRMRFGIDMNTDHTLEEVGKQFDVTRERIRQIEAKALRKLRHPSRSEVLRSFLDD; this is translated from the coding sequence ATGGAGCAAAACCCGCAGTCACAGCTTAAGCTTCTTGTCACCCGTGGTAAAGAGCAAGGCTATCTGACCTATGCCGAGGTCAATGACCATCTGCCGGAAGATATCGTCGACTCCGATCAGATCGAAGACATCATTCAGATGATCAACGACATGGGCATCCAGGTTGTAGAAGAAGCGCCTGATGCCGACGATCTGATCCTCAACGAAAACAGCAGCGACACTGACGAAGATGCCGCCGAAGCCGCCGCTCAGGTGCTGTCCAGCGTTGAATCTGAAATCGGGCGTACCACTGACCCGGTGCGTATGTACATGCGCGAAATGGGTACCGTTGAACTTCTGACCCGCGAAGGCGAAATCGACATCGCTAAGCGTATCGAAGACGGTATCAACCAGGTTCAGTGCTCCGTTGCCGAATATCCGGAAGCTATTACCTATTTGCTGGAACAGTATGACCGTGTTGAAGCGGGCGAAGCACGCCTGTCAGACATGATCACCGGCTTTGTCGATCCCAACGCTGAAGCAGAAATTGCCCCTACCGCCACCCACGTGGGCTCTGAGCTTTCTGAAGCAGAACGTAACGACAACGACGAAGAAGAAGAAGACGAAGACGACGCGGAAGATGACAACAGCATCGACCCGGAACTGGCGCGCGAGAAGTTTAACGACCTGCGTGTTCAGTACGAGAAAGCGCGTACCGTGATCAAAGCTAAAGGCCGCAGCCACGCTGATGCCGCCGCTGAGATCCAGAATCTTTCTGACGTCTTCAAGCAGTTCCGCCTGGTGCCGAAGCAGTTCGACTTCCTGGTCAACAGCATGCGCATCATGATGGATCGCGTTCGTACGCAAGAGCGCCTGATCATGAAGTTCTGTGTTGAAATCTGCAAAATGCCGAAGAAGAACTTCATCACCCTGTTCACCGGCAACGAAACCAGCGAAACCTGGTTCAAAGCCGCGCTGGCAATGAACAAGCCATGGTCTGAGAAGCTGAAAGACGTCGCCGATGACGTGCAGCGCGGCCTGATGAAGCTCGGACAGATTGAGCAAGAAACCGGCCTGACCATCGAGCAGGTTAAGGACATCAACCGTCGTATGTCTATCGGTGAAGCTAAAGCCCGCCGTGCGAAGAAAGAGATGGTTGAAGCGAACTTACGTCTGGTTATCTCGATTGCCAAGAAGTACACCAACCGTGGTCTGCAGTTCCTGGATCTGATTCAGGAAGGTAACATCGGTCTGATGAAAGCCGTTGATAAGTTTGAATATCGCCGCGGTTATAAGTTCTCAACTTATGCCACCTGGTGGATCCGTCAGGCTATCACCCGCTCCATCGCTGACCAGGCGCGCACCATCCGTATTCCGGTGCATATGATTGAGACCATCAACAAACTCAACCGTATTTCCCGCCAGATGCTGCAGGAAATGGGTCGCGAGCCGACGCCGGAAGAACTGGCCGAACGCATGCTGATGCCAGAAGATAAAATCCGTAAGGTGCTGAAAATCGCTAAAGAGCCTATCTCTATGGAGACGCCGATTGGTGATGACGAAGATTCGCATCTGGGTGATTTCATCGAAGATACCACGCTGGAGCTGCCGCTGGATTCCGCGACCTCCGAGAGCCTGCGCTCTGCCACGCACGATGTGCTGGCTGGCCTGACCGCGCGTGAAGCGAAAGTATTGCGTATGCGTTTCGGTATCGATATGAATACCGACCACACGCTGGAAGAAGTTGGCAAGCAGTTTGACGTAACCCGTGAGCGTATTCGTCAGATTGAAGCGAAGGCGCTGCGTAAACTGCGTCATCCGAGCCGCTCTGAAGTGCTGCGCAGCTTCCTGGACGATTAA
- the mug gene encoding G/U mismatch-specific DNA glycosylase — protein sequence MDEHNITDILAPGLRVIFCGINPGKSSAHKGFHFAHNGNRFWKTIWQAGFTVRQLKPEEEMQLLETGCGITMLVERPTKEATELSGMELRDGGKALIEKVQQYQPDALAVLGKQAYKQAFRVSKVEWGRQPQTIGDTEVWVLPNPSGLNRASQEQLAAAYRELDTALAARGR from the coding sequence ATCGACGAGCATAATATTACCGATATTCTGGCACCGGGCCTGCGGGTGATTTTTTGCGGCATCAATCCGGGAAAATCCTCCGCCCATAAGGGCTTTCATTTTGCCCATAACGGCAACCGCTTCTGGAAGACGATCTGGCAGGCGGGATTCACCGTCAGGCAGCTGAAGCCGGAAGAGGAGATGCAGCTGCTGGAGACCGGCTGCGGCATCACAATGCTGGTGGAGCGGCCTACCAAAGAGGCGACCGAGCTGTCCGGCATGGAGCTGCGTGACGGCGGCAAAGCGCTGATTGAGAAGGTGCAGCAGTACCAGCCTGATGCGCTGGCGGTGCTGGGCAAGCAGGCTTACAAGCAGGCGTTCCGGGTCAGTAAGGTGGAGTGGGGCAGGCAGCCGCAAACCATTGGCGACACCGAAGTGTGGGTGCTACCCAATCCCAGCGGGCTGAACCGGGCGTCTCAGGAGCAGCTGGCGGCCGCTTACCGCGAGTTGGATACCGCCCTTGCGGCACGAGGCCGTTAG
- a CDS encoding YncE family protein, which produces MTSATRYGLIAVDKQGSNVLFLNPETFAVEQELNAFPPRPHELLILPQQHKAYVPIFGDGIHGDNPHPGHKIAVIDLISRQVSGFIDVSPLESPHTSRLASDGYVYQCCENSATILAIDPNTDKIVSQIAVPSHNTHRLTILPSGRKLFTDNEEDASITVVALENGKGQVVDNIAMPGPINGIAASPCHPAIVATDGDQPRLYVLDAESHQLIRTLPLTGHQKASQIVRFSEDGSLLVVIGDQEPVISLFDGELNPLGQVAVGNKPMDGCFSPDNRTLLIANEDDGTLSVIDIASLTVTATPSVGRGCEVLSYYALAE; this is translated from the coding sequence ATGACGTCGGCCACTCGCTATGGTTTGATCGCAGTGGATAAGCAGGGCAGCAACGTGCTGTTCCTCAATCCTGAGACCTTTGCCGTAGAGCAGGAGCTTAATGCTTTCCCTCCGCGTCCCCACGAGTTACTGATCCTGCCGCAGCAGCATAAAGCCTATGTGCCGATCTTTGGTGATGGCATCCACGGCGATAATCCCCATCCCGGCCACAAGATTGCGGTGATCGATCTGATCTCCCGCCAGGTCAGCGGATTTATTGACGTCAGCCCGCTGGAGTCGCCGCATACTTCGCGGCTGGCAAGCGATGGCTATGTCTATCAGTGCTGCGAAAACAGCGCGACGATCCTGGCGATCGACCCCAATACCGATAAGATCGTCAGCCAGATTGCGGTGCCTTCGCACAATACCCATCGCCTGACCATCCTGCCTTCCGGCCGTAAGCTGTTTACCGACAACGAAGAAGATGCCTCGATAACCGTGGTGGCGCTGGAAAACGGCAAAGGTCAGGTGGTGGACAATATTGCGATGCCGGGACCGATAAACGGGATTGCGGCGTCGCCGTGCCATCCGGCGATCGTTGCCACCGATGGCGACCAGCCGCGTCTGTATGTGCTGGATGCGGAAAGCCATCAGCTTATCCGCACCTTGCCGCTCACCGGCCACCAGAAGGCGTCACAGATTGTCCGCTTCAGTGAGGATGGCTCTTTGCTGGTGGTGATTGGCGATCAGGAGCCGGTAATCAGCCTGTTTGACGGCGAGCTGAATCCGCTCGGTCAGGTGGCGGTGGGCAATAAGCCGATGGACGGCTGTTTCAGCCCCGACAACCGCACGCTGCTGATTGCTAACGAAGATGATGGCACCCTGAGCGTCATTGATATTGCCAGCCTGACCGTGACCGCCACGCCGTCTGTCGGGCGAGGTTGTGAAGTATTGAGCTATTATGCGTTAGCAGAATAA
- a CDS encoding heme-degrading domain-containing protein, translating to MSSVPSLETLLQQEQLVRLTQFSFDDAWKVGELIRQRASQENYPVAIEVYAFGQVLFCAALPGSSAENLEWIARKRNSTLRNGHASLYTGEVNEAAGTRMEAMNYMDPERYTDHGGSFPLLLTGGGIIGAVTVSGLPSHEDHALAMWGIQQVL from the coding sequence ATGTCCAGCGTTCCCAGCCTTGAAACCCTGCTGCAGCAGGAGCAACTTGTTCGTCTGACCCAGTTCAGCTTTGATGATGCCTGGAAAGTGGGTGAGCTGATCCGCCAGCGCGCCTCACAGGAAAACTACCCGGTGGCGATTGAAGTTTATGCCTTCGGTCAGGTGTTGTTCTGCGCCGCGCTGCCGGGTTCCAGCGCCGAAAATCTGGAGTGGATTGCCCGCAAGCGCAACAGCACCCTGCGCAACGGTCATGCCTCTTTATACACCGGCGAAGTGAATGAAGCGGCCGGCACGCGGATGGAAGCGATGAATTATATGGATCCTGAGCGCTATACCGACCACGGCGGCAGCTTCCCATTACTGCTTACCGGTGGCGGGATTATCGGTGCGGTGACGGTCAGCGGACTGCCTTCCCATGAGGATCATGCGCTGGCGATGTGGGGGATCCAGCAAGTTTTGTAA
- a CDS encoding LysR substrate-binding domain-containing protein, with protein sequence MKDVKTDALWIHLHWLTVLAEQGSFTRAAERLEVSKAAMSQKIKELEHLAGVPLVTRTTRSLRLTSAGEKLVEELRQPFAQIEQSFFSVRDSAGPLRGLVRVTAPVAFARQQLVPHITAFLREHPQVRVQLEVSDRLVSLASEGFDLAIRHSDTLPETHVALPLCTTHAQVVASPAYLTQHGFPQTPQALSDHQCLYYPRGTEMPRWTFASRQAGEESVTVNVSGPFATNNSESIRDAALDGLGIALLPDFSARAALSEGRLVEVLPDWQTVGAFAGMLYVVRPWSAQVPRAVSGFIHWLRAAFEQ encoded by the coding sequence ATGAAAGACGTAAAGACCGACGCGTTGTGGATCCATCTGCACTGGCTGACGGTGCTGGCAGAGCAGGGGAGTTTTACCCGCGCTGCCGAACGCCTGGAGGTCAGCAAAGCGGCGATGAGCCAGAAAATCAAAGAGCTGGAGCATCTGGCGGGCGTGCCGCTGGTTACGCGTACCACCCGCAGCCTGCGGCTGACCAGCGCCGGTGAGAAGCTGGTGGAAGAGTTACGCCAGCCTTTTGCGCAGATTGAACAGAGCTTTTTCAGCGTGCGTGACTCGGCGGGGCCGTTACGCGGCCTGGTGCGGGTGACGGCGCCGGTGGCGTTTGCCCGCCAGCAGCTGGTGCCGCATATCACCGCCTTCCTGCGCGAGCATCCGCAGGTGCGTGTGCAGCTTGAGGTGTCTGACCGGCTGGTATCGCTGGCCAGTGAAGGCTTTGACCTCGCTATCCGCCACAGCGATACCCTGCCCGAAACCCATGTGGCGCTGCCGCTGTGTACCACGCATGCGCAGGTGGTTGCTTCCCCGGCGTATCTTACGCAGCACGGCTTCCCGCAAACGCCGCAGGCCCTGAGCGATCATCAGTGCCTGTATTACCCGCGCGGCACGGAGATGCCACGCTGGACCTTTGCCTCACGCCAGGCGGGAGAAGAATCGGTGACGGTGAACGTCAGCGGGCCGTTTGCCACCAATAACAGTGAATCCATTCGCGATGCGGCGCTGGACGGGCTGGGCATCGCACTGCTGCCGGACTTCAGCGCCCGCGCGGCCTTAAGCGAAGGGCGGCTGGTGGAGGTGTTGCCAGACTGGCAGACGGTGGGCGCCTTTGCCGGAATGCTGTACGTGGTGCGCCCGTGGTCTGCGCAGGTGCCGCGCGCGGTCAGCGGCTTTATTCACTGGCTGCGGGCGGCGTTTGAGCAGTGA
- a CDS encoding tautomerase family protein, with protein sequence MPLLQFDVIQGRSESEMRTLLDAAHRAVLAAFKVPARDRYQIVHENKAYQMVFEDTGLGLTRTDNLVMVRVFTSPRSDEQKQFFMAELCRELKESCGILGSDVMISFITNGKGDWSFGNGVAQYMTGDL encoded by the coding sequence ATGCCATTACTGCAATTTGATGTGATTCAGGGCCGTTCAGAATCGGAGATGAGAACCTTACTGGACGCAGCGCACCGCGCGGTGCTGGCGGCATTTAAGGTGCCAGCGCGCGATCGCTACCAGATTGTTCACGAAAACAAAGCGTATCAGATGGTGTTTGAAGATACCGGACTGGGTCTGACCCGTACCGATAATCTGGTGATGGTGCGCGTCTTTACCAGCCCGCGCAGCGATGAGCAGAAGCAGTTTTTTATGGCCGAACTCTGCCGTGAGCTGAAAGAGAGCTGTGGCATTTTGGGCAGCGACGTGATGATCAGTTTTATCACCAACGGCAAAGGCGACTGGAGCTTTGGCAACGGCGTAGCGCAGTACATGACCGGCGATCTGTAA